AGCTCTCACAGCAGCCAAACCCGTTTGATTGCTGAAGGATCATTCTGATCTCAAGCCGGCCAAAATTCGCTTTGGCAAGCTTATCCCCAAAAGTCCGAAGCCATCGCCAGATTCCTTCCCCGAAACCACTATTGTGGAAAAACCCTCACCCTGTCCCTTGCTTTCGCAGCCGCTGACCCCTTACCTCGTGCCTGTCCCCTCTTATCAACAGACCGCGGAGATATCTGTGGAGCAGGTTAAAAACTATTTCCATCTGCATCTGATCTCCGATTCGACAGGCGAAACCCTGATGGCCGCTGGCCGCGCTGCTGCAGCACAATTTCAGGGCGCGCAGGCACTTGAGCACGTCTATCCGTTGATCAGAACGCGCAAGCAGCTCTTTGCGGTTCTCGACGCCATCGATGGAGCGCCTGGAATTGTGCTCTATACGATTGTGGATTCAGAACTTGCCGCCATCATTGAACTCAAATGCCGCGACATGGGCCTTCCCAGTGTCTCGGTGCTCGAACCGGTCATCAATGTCTTTCAATCCTATCTCGGTGCCCCGTCTCGCCGCCGGGTCGGTGCCCAGCATGCGATGGGCGAGGATTACTTCAAACGCATCGATGCGCTCAATTTCACCCTTGATCACGACGACGGGCAATTACCTGCGGACTTTGATGAAGCCGATCTTGTGATCATCGGTATCAGCCGGACGTCCAAGACCCCAACCTCGATCTATCTTGCAAATCGTGGAATCAAGACCGCAAACATCCCTATCGTTCATGGGGTACCCTTGCCCGAAGGGTTGATCACCGCGAAGAAGCCACTGGTCGTTGGCCTGATCGCGTCGGTTGACCGGATAGCACAGGTCCGGCAGAACCGTGTTCTCGGGTCAACCGCTGGCTATCAGGGTGAGCACTATACCGACCGGTCATTGATCAGCGAGGAGCTCAAATATGCCCGTTCGCTGTGTGAACGGCACAACTGGCCCGCGATCGATGTGACCCGCCGCTCGATCGAGGAGACTGCCGCCGCGATTCTTGCCTTGCGGCCAAAGTGGCGCTAACTCAACCCAGCCTCGGTCCGCTATTGGGAGCCTTCATGTCGACCAAGCTTGTTCTTGCCTCCGCAAGCCCATTCAGAAAAGCGCTCCTGCAAAATGCCGGGCTCAGCTTTGTCGCGGAAGCCGCCGACATCGATGAACGCGCCATCGAGGATACGCTTGGCGCGATGGACCCGGAAGATGTTGCGATCATCCTCGCCGAGGCGAAGGCCCAGGATGTCTCAGCCCGGCATCCGGGCTGCGTTGTCATCGGATCGGACCAGACGCTGGCGCTTGAAGGTGAAGTCTTTCACAAGCCGAAAGACATGGAAGATGCCAGACGCCGGCTGCTCAAGCTCTCAGGCAGGACGCATCAGCTCAACAGCGCGGTGGTGCTTGCACGCGATGGTGAAACGCTTTGGCGCCACGTGTCCGTTGCCCGCATGACCATGCGCCAGCTCGACCCGGGATTCATTGGCCGCCACCTTGCCAGTGCCGGAGACAGAATCCTGTCTTCAGTGGGTGCCTATCAATATGAAGGCGAGGGCATCCAGCTGTTCGAGCGGATAGAAGGTGCTTACTTCACCATCATCGGCCTGCCGATGTTGCCTCTGCTCGCCGAACTGCGCAGTCTGGAGGTGATCGATGGCTGATCAAAATCCGCTACATCCCCGTGCCTTCGTGATTGGCGATCCGATCAGCCATTCCCGCTCGCCATTGATCCACCGGCATTGGCTCGAAACGGCGGGAATCAAAGGCTCGTATGATCCGGTCCATATCCGCGAATCAGACCTCAAGCGCTTTGTCGCTGCGCTCAAGGATGGGACATCGAGCTATGCCGGCGGAAATGTAACCCTTCCGCACAAACAGGCGATCGCCGACCTCGTCGACAACATTGACGAAACCGCAAAGCAAATCGGCGCGGTCAACACAGTGTGGCTCGAAGCTGGCCGCCTCTGCGCCACCAACACGGATTCACATGGATTTTCGGCAAACCTCGATGAGCTGGAACCTGGCTGGGATCGCGGCAAGACCGCTGTGGTGTTCGGCGCTGGAGGCGCCAGTCGCGCCATCCTCCATGCGCTCAAGGCGCGGGGTTTTACCTCGATCCGGATCGTCAACCGCACCCTCGCTCGTGCACAGGAATTGTCCGACCGCTTTGGTGGTGGTGTTTCCGCCCACAGCATTGATGAGCTGGATGATGTGAGCTCCGGTGCGAACCTGTTTGTCAACACAACCTCGCTTGGAATGGGTGGCACACCGGTACCCGACATCGACTTCTCCAGATTGGCCACCGGCGCCTTGGTCACGGACATTGTTTATGTTCCGTTGGTCACCCCCATCATGGCAATGGCTGCGAGCCAGGGTCTCGCAACGGTCGATGGACTTGGAATGTTGCTGCATCAGGCCGCTCCCGGTTTTGAGAAATGGTTTGGCAGGACGCCGGCCGTGACCAAATCCCTGCGCGATCTGGTCATCGCCGATATTGAGGCCCACTGATGATTGTCATTGGTCTCACAGGATCCATCGGCATGGGAAAGTCCACCACTGCCGAGATGTTCAAGGCGGCCGGTGTTCCGGTGATCAGCGCCGACGAGATTGTTCACGAACTCTACCGCGGTGACGCAGTCAAGTTGGTAGAAGCGGCTTTTCCGGGCTCCACCTCAGCCGGTATCGTTGATCGTCAGGCACTGTTGGAAATCCTTCTGCGCGATCCGGCCGGCTTCAAACGGCTCGAAGCCATCATCCATCCGCTGGTGCGTGAACGCGAGCATGCTTTTCTTAATCAAGCCCGGATTGACGGCCATGCAATGGCGCTGCTCGACATCCCGCTGCTTTATGAAACCGGCGGGGAAAAGCGGGTTGATACCGTTGTCGTGGTAAGCTGTGATCCGGATATCCAGCGCCAGCGTGTTCTGGCCCGGCCGGGGATGACTGAGGACAAATTCGACTCTATTGTTGCCAGGCAGTTGCCCGATGCTGAAAAGCGCGCTCGCGCCGATTTCGTGATCGACACGGGAAAGGGCCTTGAGCCAGCGCGCTGGCAAGTTGCCGACATCATCAGCCAGCTTGGCGAAAACCATCAGGACTAGGAAAACGCCATGCGCGAAATCGTTTTCGACACTGAAACAACGGGCCTCGACAACAAGGTTGACCGGATTATCGAGATTGGCTGCGTTGAGCTTGAAAACCAGTTCCCGACTGGTCGGTCCCTGCACCTGTTCATCAATCCCGATGGCCGGGCTGTTCATCCCGATGCGCTGGCAGTGCACGGCATCACCGATCAGTTCTTGGCTGACAAGCCGGTGTTTGCCGACCTTGCCGATGAAATAGCCGCTTTTTTCGATGGCGCCCATTACGTCGCGCACAACGCCAATTTTGACATGGGGTTTTTGAACGCCGAATTTGATCGTATCGGGTTGCCACCTGTCGATCCAGGACTGGTCATTGACACCTTGGCACTTGCCCGCCGGCGGCATCCGATGGGCCCCAATTCGCTGGATGCTTTGTGCCGCCGTTATGGCATCGACAACGCCCACCGCACCAAACATGGCGCGCTGCTTGATGCCGAACTGCTGACGGACGTCTATATCGAGATGCGCGGCGGCCGGCAGGCGGCACTGGGTCTGTCTTCGGCAGAAGCCGGTAACAAGACGGAAGAATCGGAGAGTGTTGTCATCGAAATCGGCGAGAGGCCCGGCAAACTGCCTGAGCGGCTTACCGCTGGCGAACTCGAGGCCCATTCAACACTGGTGAACCGGATCGGTGCTGATGCGCTGTGGCTCAAGGCCAATCGGACCTGACGAAGGTTCTCTTCAATCCAATTTGGTTTGCGTTACGCCAAAATGTGAAAAAGCCGCCCGAAGGCGGCTTTCCTAAAACCTGATTTGCTCATCAATTGACCGGGTTTTCGACCTGAGCCTTTGTCTTTTCTTCCGCCATGCGCTGCTGGAACATCTGCGCAAAGTCGATCGGATCGATCAACAGGGGCGGGAAACCGCCATTGCGCGTTGCGTCGGCAACGATCTGCCTTGCGAACGGGAACAGCAGCCGCGGGCATTCGATGAACAGCAGCGGCAGCATGTGCTCCTGCGGGAAATTGGCGACCCGGAAAACACCGCCATAGACCAGCTCGACATTGAAAACCACGGTTTCGCCATTCTTGGCTTCGGCATTCAGTGTCAGCACCACATCAAATTCGGTCTCACCAAGCGGGTTGGCATTGACGTTGACGTTGATGTTGA
The DNA window shown above is from Hoeflea phototrophica DFL-43 and carries:
- a CDS encoding pyruvate, water dikinase regulatory protein is translated as MEQVKNYFHLHLISDSTGETLMAAGRAAAAQFQGAQALEHVYPLIRTRKQLFAVLDAIDGAPGIVLYTIVDSELAAIIELKCRDMGLPSVSVLEPVINVFQSYLGAPSRRRVGAQHAMGEDYFKRIDALNFTLDHDDGQLPADFDEADLVIIGISRTSKTPTSIYLANRGIKTANIPIVHGVPLPEGLITAKKPLVVGLIASVDRIAQVRQNRVLGSTAGYQGEHYTDRSLISEELKYARSLCERHNWPAIDVTRRSIEETAAAILALRPKWR
- the dnaQ gene encoding DNA polymerase III subunit epsilon, translated to MREIVFDTETTGLDNKVDRIIEIGCVELENQFPTGRSLHLFINPDGRAVHPDALAVHGITDQFLADKPVFADLADEIAAFFDGAHYVAHNANFDMGFLNAEFDRIGLPPVDPGLVIDTLALARRRHPMGPNSLDALCRRYGIDNAHRTKHGALLDAELLTDVYIEMRGGRQAALGLSSAEAGNKTEESESVVIEIGERPGKLPERLTAGELEAHSTLVNRIGADALWLKANRT
- a CDS encoding Maf-like protein, with the protein product MSTKLVLASASPFRKALLQNAGLSFVAEAADIDERAIEDTLGAMDPEDVAIILAEAKAQDVSARHPGCVVIGSDQTLALEGEVFHKPKDMEDARRRLLKLSGRTHQLNSAVVLARDGETLWRHVSVARMTMRQLDPGFIGRHLASAGDRILSSVGAYQYEGEGIQLFERIEGAYFTIIGLPMLPLLAELRSLEVIDG
- a CDS encoding shikimate dehydrogenase: MADQNPLHPRAFVIGDPISHSRSPLIHRHWLETAGIKGSYDPVHIRESDLKRFVAALKDGTSSYAGGNVTLPHKQAIADLVDNIDETAKQIGAVNTVWLEAGRLCATNTDSHGFSANLDELEPGWDRGKTAVVFGAGGASRAILHALKARGFTSIRIVNRTLARAQELSDRFGGGVSAHSIDELDDVSSGANLFVNTTSLGMGGTPVPDIDFSRLATGALVTDIVYVPLVTPIMAMAASQGLATVDGLGMLLHQAAPGFEKWFGRTPAVTKSLRDLVIADIEAH
- the coaE gene encoding dephospho-CoA kinase (Dephospho-CoA kinase (CoaE) performs the final step in coenzyme A biosynthesis.), with protein sequence MIVIGLTGSIGMGKSTTAEMFKAAGVPVISADEIVHELYRGDAVKLVEAAFPGSTSAGIVDRQALLEILLRDPAGFKRLEAIIHPLVREREHAFLNQARIDGHAMALLDIPLLYETGGEKRVDTVVVVSCDPDIQRQRVLARPGMTEDKFDSIVARQLPDAEKRARADFVIDTGKGLEPARWQVADIISQLGENHQD
- the secB gene encoding protein-export chaperone SecB yields the protein MAKDTTGAGAAAPADAKGNGAAPALNILAQYVKDLSFENPGAPKSLGPRDKAPEININVNVNANPLGETEFDVVLTLNAEAKNGETVVFNVELVYGGVFRVANFPQEHMLPLLFIECPRLLFPFARQIVADATRNGGFPPLLIDPIDFAQMFQQRMAEEKTKAQVENPVN